A genomic segment from Desulfovibrionales bacterium encodes:
- a CDS encoding amidohydrolase family protein has translation MNLFKPSAISYQLSARKVAAGFSLRKSSAVSAQVKIHRARWVFPVSSAPVSDGAVVVADGRIEAVGRFKDLKGAYSGGVVDHGEVSILPALVNAHTHLELAALRGRISGKDGFVDWIRGLIKVREEIPPAETEKAITNELAAMRRRGVGLIGDVGNTRMAYELCRKQRENIVFFREFLGLNREKTARAKEMLAEAGKSHETDNAFHVAAHAPYTVSAELFSALKSWANKRGKMLSVHLAECPEEQELFAHGNGALKDLLRERSAWDDDFIPPGKSAVSYLDKLGVLDSNTVCVHLVHLSEEDMEILAARRVKCCLCPKSNLFLNVGFPKVEKMLAYGLYPALGTDSLASNESLSILEEMAAVRKHVPGLAPEKILEMATLNGARALGREDRLGSLTPGKEAGMLSVPAGGEGSREALEGIIAGAATIPVRWIH, from the coding sequence ATGAATTTATTTAAGCCATCAGCCATCAGCTATCAGCTATCAGCCCGGAAGGTAGCCGCAGGCTTCAGCCTGCGCAAGTCATCAGCAGTCAGCGCTCAAGTAAAAATCCACCGTGCCAGATGGGTCTTTCCTGTCTCTTCAGCGCCGGTTAGTGACGGCGCGGTTGTGGTTGCCGATGGCCGTATAGAGGCCGTGGGCCGGTTTAAGGACCTCAAAGGCGCTTATAGCGGCGGCGTAGTTGACCATGGAGAGGTAAGCATCCTGCCAGCCCTGGTCAACGCCCATACCCATCTTGAACTTGCCGCCCTGCGCGGACGCATATCCGGAAAGGATGGTTTTGTTGACTGGATCAGGGGGCTTATTAAAGTGCGGGAAGAGATTCCGCCGGCTGAAACAGAAAAGGCAATAACCAATGAACTTGCGGCCATGCGCCGGCGTGGCGTCGGCCTCATTGGTGACGTAGGCAATACCCGGATGGCTTATGAGTTATGCCGAAAACAAAGGGAAAATATCGTTTTTTTTCGCGAGTTCCTGGGCCTTAACCGGGAGAAGACGGCAAGGGCCAAAGAGATGCTGGCAGAAGCCGGTAAATCTCATGAGACCGACAATGCATTCCATGTGGCCGCCCATGCCCCATACACCGTCTCTGCCGAACTGTTTTCGGCCCTCAAATCGTGGGCCAATAAGCGCGGTAAGATGCTCTCCGTGCACCTGGCCGAATGCCCGGAGGAACAGGAACTCTTTGCGCATGGAAACGGAGCATTGAAAGACCTGCTCCGAGAGCGTTCAGCGTGGGATGATGATTTTATTCCGCCCGGGAAAAGCGCGGTATCATATCTCGACAAACTTGGCGTCCTGGACAGTAACACGGTCTGTGTACATCTCGTACACCTGTCAGAGGAAGATATGGAAATCCTGGCTGCCCGCAGGGTAAAATGCTGCCTCTGCCCCAAGAGTAATCTCTTTCTCAACGTCGGCTTCCCGAAGGTGGAAAAGATGCTCGCCTATGGGCTGTATCCGGCCCTGGGTACGGATAGCCTGGCCAGCAATGAGAGTCTCAGCATCTTAGAAGAGATGGCGGCCGTCAGGAAACACGTACCCGGCCTGGCCCCGGAAAAAATACTGGAGATGGCCACCCTGAACGGCGCCCGGGCCCTTGGCCGGGAAGACCGGCTGGGCAGTCTGACGCCGGGGAAAGAAGCCGGGATGCTCTCTGTCCCGGCCGGCGGAGAAGGCAGCCGGGAAGCGCTTGAAGGCATAATAGCCGGCGCCGCGACTATACCTGTACGTTGGATACATTAA
- a CDS encoding menaquinone biosynthesis protein, translating into MDTLKGTKMDQIRIGKFSFINTSPIYYPLEHIVGLNGFQVIEGSPSELNARFFRGELDISVISSQEYGLHAERYLLLPELAIVSQGTVKSVLFFSKYPLKALSGRRILITEKSQTSVALLKIILEEFYEVFPIYETGDLSAKDVHAREVAGFLAIGDEALRFRIESQEPYIIDLGETWKKFTGLPFVYAVWAVRREFYNQFPQKVWEACRLLKQSRDKGLKTLEKIGGRFAPHIPMSKEACLAYLRTLCFDLTPEALEGMRLFFRYLVKRGEYPSPVDIEFIPQLDRITA; encoded by the coding sequence TTGGATACATTAAAAGGAACAAAAATGGATCAGATTAGAATCGGCAAATTCAGTTTTATTAACACCAGCCCCATATATTACCCACTCGAACACATAGTAGGCTTAAACGGCTTTCAGGTGATAGAGGGATCTCCTTCGGAACTAAACGCCCGCTTTTTCCGCGGGGAATTGGACATCAGCGTCATATCCTCACAGGAATACGGTCTCCATGCGGAAAGATACCTCCTCCTCCCTGAACTGGCCATTGTCTCGCAGGGAACGGTCAAAAGCGTGCTCTTTTTCAGCAAATATCCGCTTAAGGCCCTCAGCGGGCGCCGCATCCTTATAACTGAGAAGTCACAAACCTCGGTAGCTCTCCTGAAGATTATCCTGGAAGAATTTTATGAGGTATTCCCCATCTATGAGACAGGCGACCTGTCCGCGAAAGACGTCCATGCCCGGGAAGTGGCCGGCTTTCTGGCTATAGGCGACGAGGCCTTGCGGTTTCGTATCGAGAGTCAGGAGCCTTACATTATCGACCTCGGCGAGACCTGGAAGAAGTTTACCGGCCTGCCTTTTGTATATGCGGTGTGGGCAGTGCGCCGAGAATTCTATAATCAGTTTCCGCAGAAGGTATGGGAGGCCTGCCGCCTCCTTAAACAGTCACGGGATAAGGGCCTTAAGACCCTGGAAAAGATCGGAGGCCGCTTTGCTCCACATATCCCCATGTCCAAGGAGGCCTGCCTGGCCTACCTGCGAACCCTGTGTTTTGACTTAACTCCGGAGGCGCTGGAGGGAATGAGGCTGTTCTTCCGCTATCTGGTCAAACGCGGTGAATATCCTTCTCCGGTGGACATAGAATTTATACCGCAACTAGACAGGATAACGGCCTGA
- a CDS encoding ubiquinone/menaquinone biosynthesis methyltransferase, giving the protein MLSPLLEKKGSPSNPPLGKDGRPSIPPLEKGDTGGFSGEKKAFVEKKFSSITSRYDFLNSLLSLNIDRYWRWVTARELDNYTEGPILDLCAGTLPLSLSIAGRRPERYVLALDFCRDMLAYGRNRLNGQAAGRQIIPICADGEEIPCRNESFSGITVAFGVRNLSNLDKGLKEMWRVLRPGGKLVILEFSRPKNPIMRPLYFFYLGQILPRIGGWISGDEEAYRYLATSIRQFCSPEELAQKMEAASYIKVAYRPLTAGIVTLYTGEKP; this is encoded by the coding sequence ATGTTAAGTCCTCTTTTGGAAAAAAAGGGGAGTCCGTCAAATCCCCCCTTGGGAAAAGACGGGAGACCATCAATTCCCCCTTTGGAAAAGGGGGATACAGGGGGATTCTCTGGTGAAAAGAAAGCCTTTGTAGAAAAAAAGTTTTCTTCGATTACTTCGCGCTACGATTTCCTCAACTCCCTGCTGAGTCTAAATATTGACCGTTACTGGCGATGGGTGACCGCCCGTGAATTAGACAATTATACGGAAGGACCAATCCTCGACCTCTGCGCCGGCACACTGCCCTTAAGCCTTAGTATAGCCGGACGCAGGCCCGAACGATATGTATTAGCCCTTGATTTCTGCCGGGATATGCTGGCCTACGGTCGCAACAGACTAAATGGACAGGCAGCAGGCCGACAAATTATTCCGATTTGTGCAGACGGCGAAGAAATCCCCTGTCGTAATGAGAGCTTTTCCGGGATTACCGTGGCCTTCGGGGTACGTAACCTGAGCAATCTGGATAAGGGTTTAAAGGAGATGTGGCGCGTCCTCCGGCCCGGCGGGAAACTCGTCATCCTTGAGTTTTCCCGCCCTAAAAATCCGATCATGCGGCCGCTCTATTTCTTTTACCTGGGACAAATCCTGCCTCGTATAGGTGGCTGGATATCAGGAGATGAAGAGGCCTACCGTTATCTGGCGACTTCCATCCGTCAGTTCTGCTCACCCGAAGAACTGGCACAAAAGATGGAAGCGGCCAGCTACATAAAGGTGGCTTATCGCCCGCTCACAGCCGGAATAGTGACTTTATACACGGGAGAAAAACCTTGA
- a CDS encoding menaquinone biosynthesis decarboxylase, with protein sequence MGYKNLQEFIRLLEKEGEIKRITEPVSPYLEITEITDRVCKKGGPALLFTNVTGHDMPVLMNAFGSYRRMCLALQVSNFEEIGKDILTFLEAEAPDTLIKKLKMIPKLKRLADMFPKMVSKAPCQEVIIKDNIDLRRLPALHCWPKDGGPFITLPLVFTKHPETGVRNCGMYRIQVFDATTTGMHWHTHKGGAQHYRVAEKRGERLEAAVAIGADPATTYAATAPLPEDIDEMVFSGFLRSEPVELVQCLTVDQQVPAEAQIILEGYVEPGERRMEGPFGDHTGYYSLADKYPVFHVTCVTHRKDAVYPATIVGRPPMEDCYMAKATERIFLPLIKKQLPEIVDMNLPLEGVFHNLAFISIDKRYPGHARKVMHALWGMGQMMFTKIIVIFDREVDVQDLSQVLWRIGNNIDPRRDTVITDGPVDALDHASPLPHYGGKMGIDATRKWPEEGFERDWPEVIEMDEAVKKKIDAIWEKLGL encoded by the coding sequence TTGGGCTACAAAAATCTGCAGGAATTCATCCGCCTTCTGGAAAAAGAAGGTGAAATAAAGAGAATCACTGAACCGGTCAGCCCCTATCTGGAGATTACCGAGATCACGGACCGCGTCTGCAAAAAGGGCGGGCCTGCCTTACTCTTTACTAATGTAACCGGCCATGACATGCCGGTCCTGATGAACGCCTTTGGATCATACCGGCGCATGTGCCTGGCCCTTCAGGTCTCTAATTTCGAAGAAATCGGGAAAGACATCCTGACCTTCCTGGAGGCCGAAGCCCCGGATACCTTAATCAAAAAGCTCAAGATGATACCAAAGCTCAAGCGGCTGGCCGATATGTTCCCAAAGATGGTGAGCAAGGCCCCCTGCCAGGAAGTGATAATAAAAGATAATATCGACCTTAGACGCCTTCCGGCGCTGCACTGCTGGCCTAAGGACGGCGGACCTTTTATCACCCTTCCTCTGGTCTTTACCAAACACCCCGAGACCGGCGTGCGTAACTGCGGGATGTACCGCATACAGGTCTTTGACGCCACCACCACCGGTATGCACTGGCACACCCACAAGGGCGGGGCCCAGCATTACCGCGTAGCCGAAAAACGCGGCGAGCGGCTGGAAGCGGCGGTAGCCATCGGCGCAGACCCGGCTACCACTTATGCGGCCACGGCCCCTCTGCCGGAAGACATCGACGAGATGGTCTTCTCCGGCTTTCTCCGTTCCGAACCGGTCGAACTGGTGCAGTGCCTTACCGTCGATCAGCAGGTGCCGGCCGAAGCGCAGATTATCCTTGAGGGCTATGTAGAGCCGGGCGAAAGACGCATGGAAGGCCCGTTCGGCGACCATACCGGCTATTATTCACTGGCGGATAAGTATCCGGTCTTTCATGTCACCTGTGTCACGCACCGCAAAGACGCCGTCTATCCGGCGACCATCGTGGGCCGGCCTCCCATGGAAGACTGCTACATGGCCAAGGCCACGGAGCGCATCTTTCTGCCGCTGATAAAAAAACAACTGCCGGAAATCGTGGATATGAACCTCCCCCTGGAAGGTGTCTTCCACAACCTCGCCTTCATCTCTATCGATAAGCGCTACCCGGGGCACGCCCGCAAGGTGATGCACGCCCTCTGGGGGATGGGCCAGATGATGTTCACCAAGATTATAGTCATCTTTGACCGGGAAGTCGATGTCCAGGACCTCTCACAGGTCCTCTGGCGTATCGGCAACAACATCGATCCGCGGCGGGACACGGTTATTACCGATGGGCCGGTGGATGCCCTGGATCATGCCTCACCCCTGCCCCACTATGGCGGGAAGATGGGCATCGATGCCACGCGCAAGTGGCCGGAGGAGGGATTTGAACGCGACTGGCCGGAGGTCATTGAAATGGATGAGGCCGTGAAAAAGAAAATTGATGCCATCTGGGAGAAGCTGGGTTTATGA
- a CDS encoding UbiX family flavin prenyltransferase: protein MTAYPPKRYIVALTGASGMPYAVTLLQKLAAQNVEIHGLVSAAGAQVLKLETGLSTSEVSRYMTRLYDEKDFAAPVASGSFPHDGMIVIPCTMGTLGAIANGISNNLIHRSADVTLKEGRRLLLILRETPLNRIHITNMLRLAEAGATIMPAMPGFYHHPASIEELVAMFVDRILDVLGLPDPEAKRWGIDP, encoded by the coding sequence ATGACGGCATATCCACCTAAACGTTACATCGTGGCCCTGACCGGGGCGAGCGGCATGCCCTACGCCGTAACGCTTCTGCAGAAATTAGCGGCGCAAAATGTGGAAATACACGGCCTCGTGTCCGCGGCCGGGGCCCAGGTATTGAAGCTGGAAACCGGTCTTTCTACCTCAGAGGTCAGCCGGTACATGACCAGGCTCTACGACGAAAAAGATTTTGCCGCGCCGGTAGCCAGCGGGTCTTTCCCCCATGACGGCATGATCGTTATCCCCTGCACCATGGGGACACTGGGCGCCATAGCCAACGGCATATCAAACAACCTTATCCATCGGTCTGCGGATGTGACCTTAAAAGAAGGCCGAAGACTTTTATTGATTTTGCGGGAGACCCCGCTAAACAGGATACATATAACCAATATGCTGCGCCTGGCGGAGGCCGGAGCGACCATCATGCCGGCCATGCCCGGATTTTATCATCACCCCGCGAGTATTGAAGAATTGGTCGCCATGTTCGTGGACAGAATCCTGGATGTCCTCGGCCTGCCCGATCCGGAGGCCAAAAGGTGGGGTATCGACCCATGA